The Tachyglossus aculeatus isolate mTacAcu1 chromosome 22, mTacAcu1.pri, whole genome shotgun sequence genome window below encodes:
- the LOC119943667 gene encoding olfactory receptor 4S2-like, with translation MGKINNVTEFELLGFSQNLEVQKACFVIFFLFYVIILLGNILIMLTVCFGNLYRSPMYFFLNYLSLVDLCYSSVTAPKMIRDLISERKTISFEGCMMQLFGVHFFGCTEIFLLTVMAYDRYVAICKPLHYLNIMNRSVCNKMLVGTWVGGFIHSIIQVALVVQLPFCGPNVIDHYFCDVHPVLKLACANAYFASVVVTANSGTIALGSFLILLFSYAVILWSLRQQSQEGRQKALSTCGSHIAVVIIFFGPCTFMYMRPDTTFSEDKMVAIFYTIITPMLNPLIYTLRNAVVKNAMKKLWSRKVVLQK, from the coding sequence ATGGGAAAGATAAACAATGTCACTGAATTTGAGCTCTTGGGATTTTCTCAGAACTTAGAAGTGCAGAAGGCATGTTTTGTGATATTTTTCCTCTTCTATGTCATCATCCTTCTGGGAAACATCCTCATCATGCTGACCGTCTGTTTTGGAAACCTCTACAggtcacccatgtacttctttctcaactATCTGTCTCTGGTAGATCTTTGCTACTCCTCTGTCACGGCCCCCAAGATGATCAGAGACCTGATCTCGGAGAGAAAAACCATCTCCTTTGAGGGGTGTATGATGCAACTTTTTGGTGTCCATTTCTTTGGTTGTACCGAGATCTTCCTCCTTACAGTGATGGCCTACGAccgttacgtggccatctgcaaacctcTCCATTACCTGAACATCATGAACCGGTCTGTGTGCAATAAAATGCTTGTGGGCACATGGGTTGGGGGCTTCATCCACTCCATCATTCAGGTGGCCCTGGTTGTCCagctgcccttctgtggccccaatgtgaTTGATCACTATTTTTGTGATGTCCATCCCGTGCTAAAACTTGCCTGTGCCAACGCCTATTTTGCCAGTGTTGTAGTCACGGCCAACAGTGGGACGATCGCTCTGGGAAGCTTTCTCATCTTGCTCTTCTCTTATGCTGTCATATTGTGGTCCCTGAGACAGCAGAGCCAGGAAGGACGGCAAAAAGCTCTCTCTACCTGTGGTTCTCACATCGCTGTGGTCATCATCTTCTTTGGTCCCTGTACCTTTATGTACATGCGACCAGACACCACCTTTTCGGAAGATAAAATGGTTGCCATATTTTATACCATCATCACCCCCATGTTGAACCCTctgatctacaccctgaggaatgcAGTGGTAAAGAATGCCATGAAGAAATTGTGGAGTAGGAAAGTAGTTTTGCAAAAATGA
- the LOC119943838 gene encoding olfactory receptor 4C11-like — MAFPSNVTEFVLLGLTQDPEKQKAIFAVFLIFYLATLFGNFLIVVTIKTSPTLESPMYYFLTYLSFSDACFSSTTAPKLIVDSLSDKKAISFGGCMTQLFTVHFFGCMEILVLILMAYDRYVAICKPLLYTTIMNQRVCGILVDIGWVVSFLHSSSQLFLTLSLPFCGPNVIDHYFCDVQPLMKLACSDSQLANVLFVSNSGALCTSSFVVLLASYVVILYSLRSKGAEGRRKALSTCSTHILVVVIYFGPCIFIYTRPQTTFSVDKYVSVFYTIITPLLNPLIYTLRTAEVKTAMGKLWSRKVIPGKLLGRF; from the coding sequence ATGGCTTTCCCAAGCAATGTTACAGAATTTGTTCTATTGGGACTGACCcaggatccagagaagcagaaggCCATCTTTGCTGTCTTCTTGATATTTTACTTGGCTACCCTATTTGGAAACTTCCTCATTGTGGTGACCATCAAGACTAGCCCAACTCTTGAATCTCCTATGTACTATTTCCTGACCTATTTGTCATTTTCAGATGCCTGTTTCTCTTCTACCACAGCTCCCAAACTGATTGTAGACTCTCTGTCAGACAAGAAGGCCATCAGTTTCGGGGGCTGTATGACACAACTCTTTACAGTCCATTTCTTTGGCTGCATGGAAATTCTGGTCCTCATTCTGatggcctacgaccgctacgtagCCATCTGCAAGCCCCTcctctacaccaccatcatgaatcAGCGTGTGTGTGGCATTCTGGTGGACATAGGCTGGGTAGTGTCTTTCTTGCATTCTTCCTCCCAGCTTTTCCTCACCCTGAGCCTACCATTCTGTGGTCCCAATGTGATCGATCATTATTTCTGTGATGTGCAACCCTTGATGAAACTTGCCTGCTCCGACAGTCAGTTGGCGAACGTGCTGTTCGTTTCCAACAGTGGGGCCCTCTGTACCTCGAGTTTTGTAGTGCTTTTGGCATCCTATGTGGTCATCTTGTACTCGCTGAGGTCTAAGGGGGCTGAAGGAAGACGTAAAGCCCTCTCCACTTGCAGCACCCACATTCTTGTGGTCGTCATATACTTTGGTCCCTGTATATTCATATACACCCGGCCCCAGACCACCTTCTCTGTGGATAAATATGTGTCAGTCTTTTATACGATCATTACTCCGTTGTTAAACCCTTTGATCTACACGCTGAGGACCGCAGAGGTGAAAACTGCGATGGGAAAGTTATGGAGCCGAAAAGTGATTCCTGGGAAGTTATTAGGAAGATTTTGA